In Lolium perenne isolate Kyuss_39 chromosome 5, Kyuss_2.0, whole genome shotgun sequence, the sequence TTAATGAACATGTTCAAAttctacttgttatcttgttgctTTTGGTACTAATTCCATGAAATATTGTACTTGTGAACTTTTTAAATTGTGCTTACTATACTATCTAAAATGTTCAAATTCTGATTGGAAATCTGTGCCAAATTGTGGGGATATGCTGCCGAATTTTTTTGCAGTACTGTTCAAACAATCTAGACCGTACTTTGCACCTTTGTTTAATGGACCATATGTGACCAGAAATGGTTTATATTAGAACAGCAGACTCAAATTAGTGTTTCTGATTTTCTgtaattttttcagatttttcagAGAAGTTCAACTTTTTGctgaaatttgaaaattttgatttttttggcGCACGAAACACCCAAAAGGGTgttccaaatctgaacacaggattACTTTGGTCAATACGAAggtataaactgaaatacgactatttactgaaccgttttcatgttgtattgaTGAAAATGGTATAGAAGAGGTATTGAGAATTAAGAGTGGCATAGATACAACTTCgacttttgtaatggcataaataTAACATGTGAATTAAGGAATTAAGGAGTGGCATGGAACCAATTAACCCATTTATATGAGAAAATATCAATTAATTACCAAACCCAAATTTATATAGTAGTATCTTCCTTGGGTCTTCTTTTTTTTTGTCCACATGATGTTATGATAGATCGAATGGTATCCGTTTGGTATTGTGATGTTGATACCTTTTTCTATAAATATTATCAAATTTATAAGGGCAAATTTGCTACAGAACCTTATTATTTTGTGGCGTTTGCCAAAACATACCGCTCGATTGGGTCTTTGTAAGGGCAAATTTGCTACAGGACCTCATTAAAACGGAAAGTTTTGCCAAACAAACCAGCACTTTAAGTTTCAAGAAGAGGAACAACACTTCTCATTCCTTCGAGTGATAGAAAAATCATCAATTTGTTAGATTTTTACTACAAATTTAGCAGTCTAACGGAGATGATTCCATGCAGAAGACTTGAACTGATAGTCTACAGGGTTGAGAAATGACATGGGTTATGCGTTAACACTCTTAACTATCAACCTAACACCCCAAACAGAGGCACTAAACAAGAGCTTATACCTGAAATAAATTGAAGCTACTCAAAAGAACAAAGAAACCAGTGCCTTTAGTTTCAAATAAGAGAGAGTAAAGAGCACCTTCTGATTCCTTCCAGCAGAAACAACCCAGCGAGAAAAAATCATCAATTTGCTAGAGTTTTCTTTAAGTATATCTATCTCGCTGGCTCAAATTTACCAGTCAAATGGAGATGGCTCCATGCTGCTAAAATTTGCAACTACACATCACTTTCGTTTACTTCTACCAGTAATCATTGCAAGAGCAAGAGCCGTCTCTGAAACAATGAAAACGGTTGTTATCTCGAATAATTATCTCCCGGTCAGCTATCCTTGATATAAGTTTAATAGCAGTGTGACAGTCAGTGCAAACTCGAAGGTTCTTGGTGACCCTAATGACCTCCCCAGGTGGGGTGCTGAGAAGGCAGAATGCAATGGCAAGTTTCTCGCTGTGATGAACTAGAGTctgctccttctcctcatcttcaacATCGAACATCACCACATCAGTAGTTGGTTTGTAACCCATGTTCTTCATTTCCATGCCTAATTCATCTAGCTTTTTGTAAATTTGATCCATGAGGGGATGTGACTTGTCTCCAACACAGAACTCGTGAACCTTACCACTAAGCTCAACCCAGCTATATGCACGGACCTTCTCAACCCCGTGCGCCTTCATATCCAATCTAAGCTTTGCAGCATCCTCCCATCTGTTGCTCTTAGAGTAGATGTTCGAGAGCATGACATAATTTCCTGAATTTCGGGGCTCTAGCAGGATGAGCTGCTTCAAGACACACTCTGCAAGCTTCGTGTCCCGGTGGATCTTGCAGCCACCAAGAAGCGCACCCCACACGACAGCATTTGCCTGCATTGGCATGTCATTAATAAGCTGATGAGCTTCCTGGAGCAACCCAGCACGGCTGAGCATGTCAACCATGCAACCGTAGTGCTCAATCCGAGGGATGATGTGGTATAACTGAATCATGTTACGGAAGTAGCGCCGTCCATCTTGTACAAGGCCAGTATGAGCACAGCTGCAGAGAATGCCGATGAAAGTATTGTCATTCAGTTTCACagctgacttctccatctggccaACAAGGGCGAACGCAGTCTTGCCATGTCCAGTCATGCCAAGCCCCAAGACCATCGTGTTCCAAACAATAACGTCCTTCTTCCTCATCCGCTGGAACACAACCCATGCCTCTCCTGTGCTCCCACACTTGGTGTACATATTGATCAGCGCAGTCCCTAGGATTGGGTTGTCAAGAAACTCATCCCCATTCACCGCCCCGACTGCCTGCCGTCCCAGATCAAGCGCACCCAACCGTGTGCAAGCCGAGAGCGCCCCAGCTACCGTGTAGCAATCTGGCCTCACTCCCTGAGCCTGCATTGCAAAGAAGAGCTCCAGAGCCTCTCGGGGGTGACCGTTGGAAGCGTATCCCCCGACCATAGCACCCCAAGCCACCGCATCCTTCTCCGGCATCTTGTCAAACACCTCCCTTGCCTTGGCCATCTCACCGCACTTGACATACAAATCGACCGCCGCAGTGGCCACAAACACACTGGTCGCAATCCCctcctgctccgccgccctccaCACCGCCTCCCCAGTGTCCAGGTCCACGACCCGGGCGCACGCCGTCAGGACCCGCACGGCCGTGAAGCTGTCCGGGCGCATCCCACTCGTGAACGCGTCCCTCGCAGCAGCGACAGCTTCTCTGTCGCGCCCCGCGTTCATGTAGGCTGCGATGAGCGCGGTCCAAGAAACTGTGCTGGGGCAGCGCATTTCGTCGAACACTTGACGCGCGTGGTCTAGGAGGCCGCATTTTGCGTAGAGGCTTAGGAGGGAAGTGAGGACGTGGGGGTTGGAGTGGGAGGGGAGCTTGAGGGAACGGGCGTGGAGCTGCTCGCCGACGGGGAGAGGGTTGGGGAGGCGGGAGGCGGACTTGAGGGCAAACGGCAAGGTTAGGTGCGGAGGGTCGGGGAAGAGGAAGTGTAGGGCGAGGGCGTGGAGGTGGAGGCCGGAGGAGGAGAGCGCCCGGAGAAGGAACTGGGAGAGGTCGGCGAGGATGTCCAGCCGGAGGAGGCGGCCGTGGAGCAGTCGGACGGTGAGGGGCGGGAGGGGGTTGCTGGGGCTGAGGCCGCTGAGGAGGACTCGGCGGGTtgactcggcggcggcggcggcggcggacacaAAAGCGCCAGGCTGATGAATCATGGATGTGGAGAGTCAAACAGGCACGAAGTAGGAGAGAGCCCTTCTCCTCGGGAGAATCTAAAGAAAACCTCTGAACTGTTCCTCTATACTTCCCAAATCCGGGTTTAAAATTCTGTGGAATCAAAGTCTTTATAAATTGGTAAATTTGTACACCGTTATTTTGTGGCGTTTGCCAAAACATACCATCCGATTATATCTTTGCTAGGCATCATTACAATTGTAGCAAATTTGGCCTTCTTCTTATGTGTAGGTTCAGTTTATTACATAAAAAAATCTAAATATTGCTGAAGTTGTTTGCCTCTCTTTAGGTGTTCGGTTGATGGTTATGAGTTTTAGAGCACTACTCATGTCATTGTCAACCAGTTTCAGTCTTCGGCATGGCCTTTCTCCCAGAAAATTATGTGTACTTTCAGATTTGGTGATTGCGTTTGTGTTGCCTGAACTGGCACAAAATATGTAGTATACATGCAGTGCTCACCACAGTTCATCTATATATAAAGTCATAAACCGGAAATGCAatccggctcccgggtgcgtatgcaccCTCTACCACAAAATCATATTTCGAAAAGTCAAAAAATTTTAACAaaaatttttacatgtacatcttcataatatatgttcgttcgtcaagtttcacgaaaaaccaatattttttgtggtctatataaaaaagagaaaacttatcttgtgaaaagcattatttttagcactgagttttgtcttttttacatgaTAAATCGATTTTTTATGGTCACATGATaaatcgattttttatgaaacaactttgtaagcgtgtagcacgagaagatttacatgcgaatttttggtttcaatttttttgaaatttaaaatatgtgtaagatgcatttcaaaatagagggagcatatgctcccatgttccaaaacaccactcccgtcaTAAACTACATATTTTACTTAAGAATAAGGTTAGTACCGAATAAGGgaatggataacttggcttttGCCTCATTTCGCTAAATTTCCATCTGCAGCAGGCTGTTTGACTTCAAATCATTCAAGAGCTCACCACTTTAGTTTCAGGTCCGTAAGTATAACTGAAATAGGGTGCTCTTGTATCCCACATTGTGCAATCTTGCTTCTCCATTCCATTGTCTTATCAGGGCTATCAGACGTCTTTTCATGTCGCACATTGTGCTTCCTTTTCAAATCCCATGGTTTTTTTTtcttcgcgaaaacgcaaaagacttgcgtttcgatgcattgatagatagAAAAAAGGTTATATGTATATGTCCACAAAGGAACCAACACCCCGCACTACAACTCGACCCAAAAAAGGAGACCTAGTCTAGGGGAGGATCTGGCGGACACCCCGGGCTCCTGCGCTCGCCCACTGTTGCGCCTCGGTCTTGATGTCGTTGAGCAAAGAAGGCACCGAAGGTTGCGCGTTGTCAAAGATCGCAACATTCCGGTGCTTCCAGATCCACCACGCCGTGAGCATGATTATCGACGAAGTACCCTTGCACAACTGGCGGGGAGCGGTCTGTACCGCCTGCGACCACCACTCCACGAAGTCCCCTTCCGAAGCCGGAGGCCCCGAGGTGGATCGGATCCACGAGAGGACCTCGAACCAGATCGTCCTGGAGAATGAGCATCCAGTGAGTAGATGCGTCATAGTCTCCTCGGATTGGTCACACAGCGGGCATCTGGGCGCATGTGGTAGACCACGACGCGCTAGCCTCTCACCCGTCCAACACCTGTCCAGACAGGCCAGCCATATAAAGAATTTCACCCTAGGAGGCGCCCAGGACCTCCAGTTCAACTCCCATGATGCTGAGgtgatcccccccccccccctggaaGAGGGCCTGAGAAGTATACTGGCCGTCCGTCATCCACAACCAGGTCAACGTGTCCtgctctgtcaacacccggatttttaagtccagatgcctattatgccattcctcgcaatcccaggaatattgtttttgcgagacataatagattgatatcacaacacatcattcattacaacgcataattgtcttacaacaaaggatcacatgatccagtctcattacaaaagtagatgatctattgatcaattacaaaacacatagcggaagcgaagtagcgtagtagtagtccatctattccacaggcaactgttgacgtcaggagtgatcctagttgtcgtagacgtcctgctgtccttcttccggggtcTGGtaatcctcttcatagtctggccatttgaatagccagggacaaagccatgagtactttaaagtactcgcaaactaatactaatgtaagtagtatcaactataataagggggttctaagctctagttcatttgcataaagccagttttatttcataaaccctttcataaacaaaacctcttcatttgctaactaactcgagtgggaacattagtgtcattcccacaactcagttgtgattcaaagtcaaagtcacctttcaattcaaatcacaagtcaccattcaccttttcaagttcaaaaatccaagtccccttcacatgtcacattttgaaaatggtctgatgttgGAACTttttggcctttccaaccgtccataaccgtggacgcggctattcgaatagatctacactctgcagaggtcgtacacttgtgccacaacatttgcaataatccgtcagggttaactggccctgatttaccacactccgtgtgcggactaccaaccataacctttcacttacatatcctagtataggcatctctccccatgagcttggcctcccggtgaaaaccaactgttaacccgaggGATGCacagcttgggccggacattcacctcatttcacgtcatttcatatcacttcacttttgtagaggcagcctccagcataaccccgatgacgcttgtttagagggaacccatactaagatacataaacttctagttaagccctacccatatcaggtattgtgggggtacttgcaaaattggaatggtatcgcatccgaacccaaccatcagttttcgtaaaattcaccaagtcattcaccagtcatattcaccttcaaaaatctttcaatagaatgactcctcattccaaagtttttcaaagtcatttcacaagttcccatctagagtagtcaattttattggttagcactagcaactagtcatgaggggtgctaacttagcttatagctttctaggctaggtttgatactcttgtactaatccaatactaaccaagtgaaatcATAAATCAGAAAGTACTTTGatgaaacaaaagtaaataaagcttgtaaagtaaaactgggaaataggatcataagcataaagtaaatggggtaatgccttgctcaataGTGAGCTGTGCATTCTGGCAAGAGTTTTATCTCGCAAGAATATAAGCTTGCTagagtgttagcttgcattggtaatagctggcaataatatagcttgccttgagtggtgtactgatcaaagtggtcttcctcttcctggaagtagacttcctcctcctcttgatactcctcggtactagcgtctaaaatacgaatacgaggatacaatcaccaaacaattcattggctattccaaacatcacatatattcacacaaactattctattcacacaattaataaaatttggtgcattggtggtcttgctttgaggaaaaaaaaataatttcctctcattttatatgtaaatgatagtttccatatagttcttgaggaataatttcctctcattgaatcttctttaagatttaatttctcaaaccatcacacatgaatttaggttgacctaagtcaaccattcatcatcatcatttgagaaaatgatttaaatgaggtaggggtacctcataccatttaatagtgcctattatgatttaaatctccaagtatttcatgtgagagtatttgaccaggggttcaaacttcatatgaaaatacttgggacaagatttaaatgaagtgaaacacctcataaaaTTTACataagtaaactagcatcactcattactattaagtgggtaagtgTGTGGTTTTTTCTTATTtagggaaataatttcctctcatactaaataaggtgttgcttttaattacttagagaaataaattcctctcattatcttattaagatttaatttctctcatgaacaatatatgacctaggttgaccaaagtcaacctcttcatacttatcatttgagaaaatgatttaaatgaggtgaacacctcatacctttttatcctaacatggtaaagatttaatatcatcaacaattcacatGAGATCTAaaggaccagagtctctacctcattttgaattgttcatgacaggatttaaatgaggtaaacacTCCCTtaagatttaataatttgttggaacaatttaaaaAGCTACTCAGGCAAACATTTAATATTCTTAAGTGAGCAattatgagaccaagcaaccaggggCATCACATTACTGCATACCACTTGAAAAGAGgaattaaatgaggtgctacacctcatagatttaaaatcttaaatttggaaaaatttaaatgggctagtaatggctacatagccattatttgattctaacccatgatcatatacagtacccatatcatatttttacaaaatcaaatagagtatttgagatgtgaattttgagaggtggaaacacttcaaaattcaaaagggttgatttttaataattattcttaggcagaaaagtacctgccttgtttattttctcactgtaattctacaacatattttgatttgaatccagtggcattggatagagtttttgatgagctttccaaaaatataaaatttgttgaatttggctcagtagatttagatctattaaattttgaatctagcatcagatggtaaaataaatgaaaaagatttaaaccattttgaatttaaacgggggcgggaaactaaatgggccggcccagctttgctggcgatgcgggcgggccgcctgacagtggggtccactgtcagggcgtttaaaacgccgaagcggtatgctgtgttgtggaccgtaggattagatgcCGATCGGACGCACGGcgtgcgtcgtcgtctccgacgagaatggagggcacgggcggcgctggcagggggtcggcggcttaccggcggcgcggcgagggtcggcgaggcgcggagaagacgttgtcgaggaaggggaggcagcctgtagcagtttcgtcgccgggggtgcgctgcaacgacggcgcccttctcagcacctccACGGGCTCCGGTGGTCAAATTGGACGGCGGCGGTGGTTAATCGAGCAAGGCGAGTAGACGAGGAGCTTGAGAAGAGGGAGGGGAGCAAGATTGATGTGGAGAGTTGAGCACGGGAAGGTCTGCTTTTATATCGGGCGAGGGAGGGCAGCGCGGCATGGTTCGGTCGATCATGGTGACGACGGTAGGGGGTCGCAGGGGAGTGCGGCGCTGATGCTCTCGTGCGGGCGACGTCATGGCGGAGCTGCAGAGCGTGATGGTGGTGAAAACGAGGGCCGATGGCGCTCGTCATCGTCTTCGCACCACTGGGCGTCCGTGGCGGATGGTCGTCGTCCTTGGCGACGGTGACAGGCTACGGCGAGCCAATGGGGTTGTCTGGGAGGTAGAGGGTACCGTGGCGAGGCGACGGGTGCATGGGCGGAGTGAGGGGAGGCGTGAGGCGATGGGGCACAGCGGCGTTCCGTCGCGTCCAGGGTTGCCATCGTGCGCGTCCTGGCGCGCGTGGGCGTCTCTGGGCGTGGTCTGGGCGCGCGGCTGCTAGGCAGTGTGGTCACCGTCTCGGTCAAGGGCTTGCAGGGTCAGCATCAGGAGGGTCAGGGGAGGTCAGTTCACATGGTGGAGTGgcctggatgggagaggagaggggatGGCATGGTGAGGTGACAAGAGGGCCGGCATGGCTTGGCATTGGTCATGTTGGTCCAAAGCAAGGGCTGGCAAGTGGTGGCTCTGGTGCTGCAGGGTAGGGAGGGTCTCCAGAAGTGCAGGGGTGGCcagagttggaccaagtccaaccaaaaattgcagcatgggcacaattagaggtgctgcccacaaggtgtttgttgatatggccgaaagagaaaagttttcgaattttgaaaattcctttggtggatctcaaacatatattcatagagatggaatggtggtggtggtggtcaatttggtgtaggtttgcaagttttcaaaaagtggaggaatcttctctttgtttcaaagtcatcacttgtctcctctattctggtca encodes:
- the LOC127300089 gene encoding putative pentatricopeptide repeat-containing protein At3g08820 gives rise to the protein MIHQPGAFVSAAAAAAESTRRVLLSGLSPSNPLPPLTVRLLHGRLLRLDILADLSQFLLRALSSSGLHLHALALHFLFPDPPHLTLPFALKSASRLPNPLPVGEQLHARSLKLPSHSNPHVLTSLLSLYAKCGLLDHARQVFDEMRCPSTVSWTALIAAYMNAGRDREAVAAARDAFTSGMRPDSFTAVRVLTACARVVDLDTGEAVWRAAEQEGIATSVFVATAAVDLYVKCGEMAKAREVFDKMPEKDAVAWGAMVGGYASNGHPREALELFFAMQAQGVRPDCYTVAGALSACTRLGALDLGRQAVGAVNGDEFLDNPILGTALINMYTKCGSTGEAWVVFQRMRKKDVIVWNTMVLGLGMTGHGKTAFALVGQMEKSAVKLNDNTFIGILCSCAHTGLVQDGRRYFRNMIQLYHIIPRIEHYGCMVDMLSRAGLLQEAHQLINDMPMQANAVVWGALLGGCKIHRDTKLAECVLKQLILLEPRNSGNYVMLSNIYSKSNRWEDAAKLRLDMKAHGVEKVRAYSWVELSGKVHEFCVGDKSHPLMDQIYKKLDELGMEMKNMGYKPTTDVVMFDVEDEEKEQTLVHHSEKLAIAFCLLSTPPGEVIRVTKNLRVCTDCHTAIKLISRIADREIIIRDNNRFHCFRDGSCSCNDYW